Proteins from a genomic interval of Uloborus diversus isolate 005 chromosome 4, Udiv.v.3.1, whole genome shotgun sequence:
- the LOC129221127 gene encoding translation initiation factor eIF-2B subunit beta-like, translating into MSTKDTAASIDQFLCDLKKGKIKYSNEIACETVKLLEIIVTNSTWETAKDLMSIISEVGKQISLAQPMHSVVSNMVKRVLKIIRDEYSSALGKDDEYDQQESLQKMLVAEEQMDFAKTLSNLQKSISANLRELMEELERSPQDIATQSLEHVHFDEVIMTFGNSRTVEKFLRKAASKRKCQIFVAEAAPRLTGHDLVKSLAESGIQTTLIQDSAIFAIMSCVNKVIVGTHSVMANGGLKAPCGTHALALAAKYHSIPFVVLAPMFKLTPQYVSSTDQEGFNHMLSPEDVISFADDEVLSGVEVINPAYDYVPPDLVTLLISNLGGNAPSYVYRLLSELYHRDDYDL; encoded by the coding sequence ATGTCTACAAAAGATACTGCAGCTAGTATTGATCAATTCCTTTGtgatttaaagaaaggaaaaatcaagtattcaAATGAAATTGCTTGTGAGACGGTTAAACTTTTAGAAATAATTGTGACAAACTCTACATGGGAAACAGCTAAAGATTTAATGAGCATTATTAGTGAAGTAGGAAAGCAAATATCTTTAGCTCAGCCCATGCATTCTGTAGTCAGCAACATGGTGAAGCGTGTGTTGAAGATTATTCGCGATGAGTATTCTAGTGCTCTGGGGAAAGATGATGAGTACGACCAGCAAGAGTCCTTGCAAAAAATGCTGGTTGCTGAAGAGCAAATGGATTTTGCCAAGACACTCAGCAATTTACAAAAATCGATATCTGCAAATTTAAGAGAATTAATGGAGGAGCTGGAAAGGAGCCCTCAAGATATTGCAACACAGTCATTGGAGCATGTCCATTTCGATGAAGTCATCATGACGTTTGGGAATTCCAGAACAGTTGAGAAGTTTTTAAGAAAAGCTGCCTCCAAACGCAAATGTCAGATATTTGTTGCTGAAGCTGCTCCTAGATTAACTGGGCATGATCTTGTGAAGAGCTTGGCAGAAAGTGGAATTCAGACCACTCTCATACAAGATTCTGCAATTTTTGCAATAATGTCTTGCGTGAACAAAGTAATTGTAGGCACGCACAGTGTTATGGCAAATGGTGGCTTGAAAGCTCCCTGTGGAACACATGCCCTCGCTCTGGCAGCCAAATATCATTCCATACCATTTGTTGTTCTTGCACCTATGTTTAAATTGACTCCTCAATATGTATCTTCAACGGATCAAGAAGGATTCAATCATATGTTGTCCCCTGAAGATGTTATATCTTTTGCCGATGATGAAGTACTTTCTGGTGTGGAAGTTATAAATCCGGCATATGACTACGTTCCACCAGATTTAGTAACATTATTGATTTCTAATTTAGGTGGCAACGCTCCTTCTTATGTTTATAGGTTGTTATCTGAATTATATCATCGTGATGACTATGATTTATGA